The Halomonas sp. 'Soap Lake #6' genomic sequence GTCAAAAATCAGCTGTGCCAAGTCCTCAATGGAGTAGATATCGTGGTGGGGTGGTGGTGAAATCAGCGTCACACCAGGCACCGAGTAACGCAGTCGCGCAATCAATTGATTGACCTTACCTCCAGGCAACTGGCCACCTTCACCGGGCTTAGCGCCTTGCGCTACTTTAATCTGCAATACTTCTGCATTGACCAAGTACGCCGGGGTAACGCCAAAACGTCCGGAAGCAATCTGCTTGATCTTCGAGCTACGAATAGTGCCGTAGCGAGCAGGGTCCTCACCGCCCTCACCAGAGTTGGAGCGACCACCCGCCTCGTTCATCGCCTGCGCCAGCGCTTCATGCGCTTCAGGTGAAAGCGCACCGAGTGACATGCCAGCACTATCAAAACGCGGGATCAGCGCTTCAATCGGCTCAACGTCTTCCAACGGAATTGGTGCATCAGCAGGCTTGAGCTTCAGTAGGTCACGAATAGTGGCTACTGGGCGCTCATTAACTAGTTGAGCAAACTTTTTCCATTTGGCGTAGCTACCTTCTTGTACCGCTGCCTGTAGCGACTTAACCACATCAGGGTTATAAGCATGGTACTCATAGCCATGAACATACTTGAGCATGCCGCCCTGGGAGATGCCTTTGCGGGGAATCCAGGCATCTTTAGCCAATAACTCTTGCTGCAACTGCAACTCAGCAAAGCCGGCACCCTGGATACGCGATGCCATGCCCACAAAGCAGGTATCCATAATTTCATCAGAGAGGCCAACCGCTTCAAACAGCATCGAGCCACGATAGGAGGCCAGTGTTGAGATACCCATCTTCGAGAGAATCTTAAATAGCCCTTTTTGCAGGCCTTTACGGTAATTTTCCCGAGCATCGGCGGGGTTACCAGTCAGCTCACCGGTGCGGTGCATATCAGCCATGACCTGATACGCCAGCCACGGATAAACCGCCGTAGCACCGACACCAAACAGAACTGCCATCTGGTGGGCATCACGAGCGTAGCCGGTCTCCACAATAATATTGGCATTGGGGCGTAGCGCTATACGGCCAAGGTGGGAGTGAACCGCACCTACCGCCAACGCAGCCTGAATCGGTAGCTGTCCCTTGGGCAGCTCAGCATCGGTCAGCACAAGAATGACCTTGCCAGCAATTACCTGGGCTTCGGCTTCTTGGCATAACGCCGTAATCGCCTGCTGCAAGCTGGTGTGTTCAGGGTCGTAGCCCAAAGACATCGTGTGGCTAGCAAATGCAGGATCATCCTGGCTGACCAATGCCGTGAATTTGCGCGGCGATAGCACAGGAGTCGTCAAAATTAGTCGATGCGCATGCTCAGGCGTTGCCTTGAAAACATTTAGCTCCGCGCCGCAACAGGTTTCCAGCGACATTACGATCGCTTCACGCAGCGGGTCGATGGGCGGGTTGGTAACCTGGGCAAACTTCTGACGGAAGAAGTCGGTTAGTAAGCGCGGGCGGCTAGACAGCACTGCCATAGGAGTATCATCCCCCATCGAGCCTACCGCTTCTTGGCCGCTCTCTGCCAAGGGGCGCAACACCTGGTCACGCTCTTCAAAAGTTACCTGGAACATCTTTTGCTGAACGTTAAGCGCATCGGCATCCATGGTCTGGAAGCGAGCAAGTTCGGTCAGTGCAGACTCTAGATAACTAGCTTCTTGCTTAAGCCAACGCTTATAGGGGTACGCAGACTTTAAGCGGTCATCAATATCCTGGGTATGCAGCACTTCACCGGTTTGAGTGTCCACAGCCAAAATCTGGCCAGGGCCAACGCGACCTTTAGCAATTACGTCTTCTGGCTGATAACTATAGGTACCGATTTCAGACGCCAAAGTGATGTAGCCATTTTTGGTAATCACCCAACGCGCCGGGCGCAAACCGTTACGATCTAGCATACACACTGCTTGGCGACCATCGGTCATAACCACACCGGCAGGGCCGTCCCAAGGCTCCATATGCATGGAGTTGTACTCATAGAACGCGCGCAATTCGGCATCCATGGTCTCTACGTTTTGCCAGGCAGGTGGCACCATCATGCGCACCGCACGATGCAACTCCATACCACCGGTCAGCAACACTTCCAGCATGTTATCCATACTAGAGGAGTCAGACCCAGTGGTATTAACGATCTCATCAAGCTTAGCGATATCCGGCAAACGCTCATTAACAAAGTTTGCTTTACGCGAGTTTGCCCACCCACGGTTGGCTTCGATGGTGTTGATTTCACCATTGTGGGCCAGCAAACGGAACGGCTGTGCCAGGGGCCAGCGAGGTGCAGTATTGGTCGAGAAACGCTGGTGGAACACGCAAATGGCGGTTTCCAGGCGCGGGTCGTTAAGATCTTTGTAAAACGCCGGTAAGTCTTCCGGCATCACCAAGCCTTTGTACGACACTACTTCTGAGGAAAGGGAAGCAACATAGAAGTCTTCATCGCCACGCAGCGCTTGCTCGGCATAGCGGCGGGCCATAAACAGATCAACATCGAAGCTTTCACTGCTGCCCGGCTGAACAAACAGCTGCTCAATGCGCGGAAGACAGTCCAGCGCCATGGGCCCACAAACGCTAGGATCAGTGGGTACCTCACGCCAGCCCAGCACCTCCAAGCCACGACCGCTCAACTCACGCTCTAACGTTTCTTTAGCCTGAGTTGCACGGGCAGTATCGTCGGGTAGAAACACAACACCAACGGCAAAACGCTCGCCAAGCTCTGCGCCCAGCGCTTGCTTGGCCGCAGCACGCATGAATTGCGTCGGCATTTTAATCAGCAGTCCGCAACCATCACCGGTTTTGCCATCTGCAGCAATACCACCGCGGTGGGTCATACAGGTAAGTGATTCAATCGCTGTTTTCAGCAGGTCATGGCTGGATTGCCCTTCCATATGGGCAATTAGGCCAAAGCCGCAGTTGTCGCGAAACTCGCCGGGCTGGTGAAGACCTTTATTCATGGGCGTGCCTCTAATAAGCGTATTTTAATAGCAGCGAACATATGGTATAGTTGTGGGTTTTTCTTTTTATACATCCATTTTCAACCCACCCAAAAGGGAAGCCTTCCCTATCCGCCACTGCAAGAAATGGCCGATCAGCATAGCGATTTGCCCACGCCCTGCGCAATCATTCACGACGCACAAAACCCCAAAAATCCTTGTCAAATCCTAGCCTTACATGCGTATCATTTTAAAAAATACATACACTTCAACCACTTGCAAAGCGATATAACGGTATTTAAACGGAAAAATAGGCACATAATACTTTAGTCTAAAATCACTCAAAAAACCCATGCCGATAGTGCATAAGGCATACGGATTACATGTAAAAGATTCTCAATCCCATCAACTAGCCAGGCAACAAAAAGCCCGCACGCGGCGGGCTTTTGACATTGCGGAGCTCTCACGCTTAGCAACGGGGGTAGCGTTGCAGCAAATCACGCAAGGTTGCAGCGGGTGTCTCATCACTAACACAAGCATCTCCCAGCGCAGTCAGCAGCACTAGGCGAAGTTTTTCGTCAATATTCTTCTTGTCCAAACGCATGCGTACCAAGAAGTCATCCACTGACATATTTGCTGGGGCTGCCAGAGGCAATCCTGCGCTTTCAATCACAGCCTGTACCCTTGCTAGCGCCCCATCATCAATCCAGCCTAATTGGTGAGATAGCATGGCCGCCATGGACATCCCCGCCCCAACAGCTTCGCCATGCAACCAGTTGCCATATCCCTGATGGGCTTCAATGGCATGTCCAAAGGTGTGGCCAAGGTTAAGCAGCGCCCGCACCCCCTGCTCGGTTTCATCTTCAGCGACAATATCCGCTTTGATCTGGCAACTTTTGGCGATGGCTTCCGCAATAACCACTGGTTCAACGTTACGAAGCGCCTGCATGTTTTCTTCTAACCAGCTTAGAAACGCTTCATCACGAATCAAGCCGTACTTAACCACCTCAGCCAGCCCTGCTGAAAGCTCGCGGCTAGGCAGTGTGGTTAACGTATCGGTATCCACCAATACCGCTTTAGGCTGCCAGAAAGCGCCAATCATGTTTTTACCAAGCGGGTGGTTAACCCCAGTCTTCCCACCTACGGAGGAGTCTACCTGGGAAAGCAGCGTAGTCGGCACCTGAATAAAAGCTACACCGCGTTGATAAGACGCTGCAGCAAAACCAACCATATCCCCAATCACCCCACCACCGAGTGCAATCAAAGTGCAGCGGCGATTAAAGCCTGCTTCAAGCAAAGCATCCCAAATACGGCCAACCTGCTCGATGGTTTTATGCTGCTCTCCATCGGGAAGCACAACGGTTCGCACATCTAAGTGGTCTGGAAATGTAGCGCATAAGGTCTTTAGATAGAGCGGTGCAACGGCGTCATTCGTCACCACCATCACCTGCTGCCCGGCTAAATAAGGCACTAGCACGTTAGCCTGCTGCAAAAGCCCTACCCCAATATGAATAGGGTAGCTGCGGTCACCAAGCGCTACCGTCAACGTACGCTGGGGAGTTACCGTCTCAGTCATTGCGACACCTTATTATTCTGAAGTTTATTTAACACCCCGGCGGCTTCCAGCGGATCAACCAAGCGGTACACACGGCGCAATATTTCATTCACCACGGCCCGAGGACTACGCCGATCGGTACGCACGGTAATATCCGACGTAGCGCGATAAAGCGGGTCGCGGGCAGCAAACATATCATTCAGCACCTGTTCACGGTTGGCACACTGCAGCAGTGGTCGATTACGGTCCTTGGCTGTGCGCTTAAGCTGCTGCTCTACGGTGGTCATTAGATACACAACCGTGCCACGCTCGCGAAGGGCGCGGCGGTTTTCCTCGCGCAGCACTGCGCCGCCACCGGTAGCTACCACCACCTCAGGCAGTTGGGTAAGCTCGTCAATCATCTGAATTTCACGCTGACGGAAACCTGGCTCACCCTCAACATCAAAAATCCAGGGTATATCGGCTCCGCAACGATCCTGTATGGCATGATCGCTGTCATAAAATGGGCGCGATAGTTCTGCCGCCAACAGGCGACCTATCGTGCTTTTACCAGCCCCCATGGGACCAATTAAAAAAAGATTAGGTAAATCCTGCATCAGCGAATCGCCAAACCGTCGTCAAGTAGTCGTGGAGTGATAAAGACCAATAACTCTACCTTTTCATTGCTCTCTTCGGTATAGCGGAATAGTCGACCAATCATCGGCAAATCACCTAATAGTGGCGTTTTGGCAATTTGGCTCAACTGCTCTGTGGTTAAAATACCGCCTAGCACCACCGTTTGACCATTATCCACCAGTACCTGGGTTTCAATCTGGTTGGTGTCAATGGGTGGTTCGCCGCCAAACTCGCTCTCGCGGAAACTGTCATTTTTAATCACCAGATCCATGATAATGCGATTATCGGGGGTGATTTGCGGTGTTACCTCCAGGGAAAGCTCTGCTTCTTTAAACTCAGTGTCAGGATTCCCCTGGGAGTCAACGCTTTGGAAGGCACGCTCCTCCCCTTGCCGAATTATGGCTGTACGCTGGTTGGCGGTAATTACCCGAGGCTGTGAAATTGTCTGGCTTTTGCCTTCGCTTTCCAGCGCACGCAGCTCAAGATCTAGCAATATATCACCGGATAGGTAACCAAAGCTAAAGCCCGTACTTGCAGCACCCATTGAGCCCAGGTCTACCGTTAACCCACCCATGGCACGATTTAAACCATCCGGGTTGATGTTACGCCCTACATAACCACCTGCATCATTTGCTTGAAACCCTCGTGTGCTGGACGCCCCCCAGTTAATTCCCAGCTCTCTGGATGCAGTATCTCGGGCAATAACAATGCGCGCCTCTATTTGCACCTGACGCACTGCCACATCGAGCCGCTCCAGAGTACGAGCAATGTCACGCACTTGCTCAGCAGTATCCTGAACCACCAATATATTGGTGCGTTTATCGACGCTGACACGACCACGCTCGGTCAATAAGCCAAAGCCATCTCCGCCACGCAGCAACTGAGCAAGCTCTTCGGCGCGAGCATACTTCACTTCAATAAACTCGGAGACCAACGGAGATAATGTTTCGCGCTGATTACGAATTTCAATTTCCTGACGCTCTCTAGCCGCCAACTCGCTGGCAGGGGCAACGACAATCACATTACCCTGCTCACGACTGGATAACCCCTGGCTTTGCAGAATCAACGCCAGCGCCTGATCCCAAGGTACTTCGTTTAAATTGAGCGTGATTCGCCCAGTGATGCTGTCGCTTGCTACCAGATTAAGCCCCATGAATTCCGCAAGCGTCACCAGCACAGCGCGCACCTCGACATCGTGAAAGTTGAGGTTTAGTCGCTTACCAGTATAGCTATCGCTTTGTTGCTCACCTACCTGTTGGGAAACTTGACGAACAGGCTGTACTTCAATGGTTAACGTTTGGCCACTTTGTGACGAAATCATTGCATAAGCGCCGCTGGTTTGTAGCTCTAGCGACGTACCACGCTGGCCAATACGCGGCGTAATGCGGCTAATAGGTGTAGCAAAGTCCGTTACGTCATAAACCTGATTAAGCGCAGCGGGCAGGTCCACGTCACGCAGCTCAGCAATCACCCGTCCACCACTGGCTTCGCGCACGTTACTCACGACACCTGCACGGTCAAAGGTCACCAGCAGCAGCCCCGCCCCATCTGAGCCGCGTTGGAAATCAATATGTTCAACGCGAGGTCCTTGGGCGGTTTCTCGTGCATCCACCGTACCATTAGCACTGGGTACCCCTAGGGTAATCCTCAGCTGGCTACCCTCCACACGGGAGCGGTACTCCAGAGGCTCGTTTAAATCGACCACAAGGCGAGTACGACCACTACCCTCAAGCGCTGTGATCCGCTCGACACCACCACTACCCACATCTACTCGACGCTGAGCCAAGCCGCTCTGGGTATCAGCTAAATCCAGGGCTAAGCGCGGCGGCGCATCCAAGCGATAGCTATTCATTTCAGCGACACCGCCACTAAATTGCAGTACTAGCTCCGTCTCTCCACTACTAGTTTGACGTACATCCATATTCGTCAGCACCGATGCCAAGCTGAATGACGGTGTTAGAGCTAACAATAGCAGTGTAATTCTACGCAGCGTGGCTTCCATAGGTGGCATCCAGTAACAAGTAAACAAGGCTATTCATCAATGACAAGCGCCGTTTTACGCTCTTGCCATCCCTGCTGTTGGCTAAATACTCGCTCTACAATGGTAACTTCCTGCGGTGCGATACGAGTAATCCGCCCATGATTGCTACCTAGGTAGTTTCCCGCTTGAACATTGACCACATTACCCTCAGGAGTGGCGATGAGCGCCACCTGTCGCTCTTCCATACTTAGGGTTCCAACTAGTCGTAAAGACTGCAACTGAAAATTCTCCAGCGGCTCAGGCATACGCTGCAGATCGGGTACAAACTCACTCACTTCAGGCAGCAGTAGACGTTCAGCGCTGCTTAGGATTTCAGGCGCAAGAAAAGGGCTGCGCGCCTCAGCATACTGATAGCGAAGAGGCTCTGGATCTGGCAACGATGCGACAATAGCTGGTAATTGCCCCTCAGGAGTACGGCGGATTTCGGCCAGAGTGGTATCTAATTGCTCAAGGTTCGCATCACTACAACCTACCAAGGCAGCGCTACAACACGCCAACATCAAACGCTTCATAGCGTGCTCCCCTCATCAACGCCATCTCTATAGCTGTAAGTACGGGCAAGTAGAGAGAGCCGCAGCATATCGCCCTGTTGCTCTACAGGTGCCAGCGTTAAATCATGCTGCGTGACGATACGCGCTAATTGACTGATATCCGCTGAAAACTGTGCCAACTGGTGGTAGCCTCCGCGCACTTGAATATCCAGCGGGTGCTCCACATAGTAGTTCTTACTAACCGTCGGCCTTAAGCGGATGGCTTCGATAGTCAACCGGTTATTCACTGCAGCGTCACTAATGCTATCTAATAGCGAAGGTATTTCTGCACTGGTGGGTAGCATTGAACGCATGAGCACTATCTGCTCTTCCAACGTTTCAAGTTGGCTGCGTATATCTGGCAGAAAGTCGACCTCCAAGGCTTTACTACGATATTCGTTCAATAAGCGCACTTCCTGGCGCTTCTCAATAACTAGCTGGTTGCGCTTTTCTCCTACCAGCCACCAACTGACGCCTCCAAACATCATCAAAAAGGCGAGCACTCCACACAGCCCTTTAAGCAACGAAGGCCACTCTCCTGCTTCTGTAATATCCAGCGCCTGCCAATCGACGCTTTGTAAGCGTTGCCATTCATCACGCCAGCGCTCACGACTCCAGCTCATCGCAGCGCCTCCTGCACGGCGGCCTCATCAGACAGTTGGGTCACATCAAACTGAAAAAGCCGCTCGCTCCCCTCCTGCCCAATCGCCACCTCCGAAAGCACCGGAACTCCCAACCCTGGCATACTGGCGATATTACGCAGTTGCTCCGACACTTGCCGGTCGTTGCCCGCTACAGCAAATAAGCTGACCAGTTGCCCACTACGACTAAGGCGCTGATAAACAACTCCATCAGCAATGCTTTCCGCCAAGTCGTTGAATAGCTGAACGGTATTAATCCGCTCACTGTGTAGCATATGAAATAAGCTAAGTTGCTCGCCTAACTGCTTAGCATCAGCCTGATAGCGATGCACGTCAGCAATTTTCCTATTTAGCCGCTCAATATGAGTAGAGATATAATCATTGCGCTGCTGCTGCGCGACTAGCTGCTGCTGATAAAAATACGCAACGGCCAAACCCAGCAGCAGCCCCAAAAGCAGTATAAAGAGGATGGTGCCGTAAAAAGTGCGGGTACGTTGTTCGCGCCGGGCTTCACGCCAAGGTAATAGGTTGATATTAATGCTCATAGGCCGACCCTCATGGCCAAACCGCAAGCAGTTAACATGACGGGAGCATCATTGGTTAGGGCTTGCACATCAAACCGCTTATTGAACCGCATGCGCCGAAAAGGGTTGGCAATGCTCACTGACAAACCGCTATTTTCAGCGATGCGTTCGGCAAGCCCAGGAATCACGCTAGTGCCACCGGTTAACACGATATACTGCACCTCATGCTGGCGGCCTGCCGTATAATAAAGCTGCAGCGAACGCTTTACTTGTTGCACCACAGTTTCTACAAACGGGTTAAGCACAGCGTCCTGGTAATCCTCAGGTAAACCGCCACGTTTTTTTGCCAACCCGGCTTCTGTATGACTCATTGCATAGCGGTCGCGAATCGCATCAGTGAGCTGGCGTCCGCCAAATGCCGTGTCGCGACTGTAAATAGTTTGCCCTTCACACACTACGTGAAACGCATTCGTATTAGCGCCTATATCCACTAACCCAACACACACATTCAGATCATTATCGACGCTTGGCTGGCGGCGCAACTCAGCCAACGTACGCGCCATGGCAAATGTTTCTACATCCACAGCCACTGGCTCTAGACCAGCACACTCTATGGTTTCGACAAGCCGAGCCACATCCTGCTGATGACATGCCACTAACACCACTTGCTGCTGCTCAGCATCAAACGGCGCAGGCCCCAGGCAATGAAAATCAAATACCACTTCATTGAACGGAAAAAGAATATGGCGGTCGGATTCGGCAGTAATGCGCTCCTCAATCTCATCTTCGCTTAGCGATATGGGAAACATGAGCGTTTTTGTAATAGCTGCGCTTGCAGGCACTGCCACAGCCGCCTTACGCGTAGAAGGCTTTGCCTGCTCTATCGCTCGACGTAGCACCTGTGCTACTTCGTTTATATCGCGCACGCGACGTTCTACCACAGCGCCCTCACGTAGAGGCTTCACTGCATAGCTTTCTACTTGGTAAGTATCGCTGCACTGCTTTAGCTCTAACAGCTTGACGGCCGCCGAGGTAATATCGACACCAATCAACCCTTTAGAGGGTTTAAGTAAGCGCATATAGGTTCGGCTCCGCCTGCCAATCTTGCGAATTCCGAGGTTACATGATTTTTAGTTAAGTCACACGCGGATGGCTTTACGGCATATCAACACTGGTGGCCGCTGCCTCACCTTCCTATAATGGCAGCCAAACTGCGTAATACGGCCCTTTGGATGCCGTACCTATTTCTTCTTTCCACGGGTGCCCACTGTTCATGAAGTTTTTTCGAACCCTCATCCTGTCGCTGTTTTCACTGATCGTTGCGCTGATAGGAGCTGCTGCGTTAGCAGTGGTAGGCGCGGCCATTTACTTCTCGCCGGGGCTGCCCGATGTGCGGCAGCTGCAGGATTTCGAGCTGCACACACCGCTACGCATCTTCACCAACGACGGCAAACTCATTGGTGAGTTTGGTGAAGAGCGCCGTATGGCAATCGATTTTGATGAAATCCCTCAGGATATGATCAATGCATTGATTGCTGCCGAGGATACCAATTACTTCGACCATGCGGGCGTTGACCCACGCGGCTTGGCAAGGGCCGCCGTAGAGCTGGTACAAAGCGGCGGTACGATTCAGTCGGGTGGCTCCACCATTACCATGCAGGTCGCACGTAACTACATGCTAACGCTGGATCAAACCTTCACTCGGAAAATCCGTGAAATTCTGCTTGCCCTGCAGATGGAGAAGTTGCTCAGTAAAGAAGAGATTTTTGAACTTTACGTTAACAAAATCTTCCTCGGCAACCGTGCCTATGGCATCGCGGCTGCTTCAGAAACCTATTACGACAAGCCGCTGGCTGAATTATCCCTAGCGGAAACAGCCATGATAGCAGGGCTACCTAAAGCGCCTTCTGCGTTTAACCCCCTGGCTAATTCTGAGCGTTCCTTGATACGTCGTAACTGGATACTCTTCCGTATGCGCGAGCTTGGCTACATTGACGATGATATGTACCAGGAGGCAGTTCAAGCGCCGGTTACTGCTCGCCGTCACTTTACCCAAACGGAAGTTGACGCCGCTTATGTGTCTGAGATGGCCCGCCAATATGCAATCGAGCGTTTTGGCGATACTGCTTACACCGGCGGTTACCGCATCTACACAACGATCGATAGCGAACTACAGCCATTCGCACGCCAAGCGTTAGCTAATGGCCTGATTGCCTATGACCTCCGCCATGGCTGGCGTGGGCCGGAACAGCGCGACATCGCTTCAAGCTTGGTAGAGGCCCAAGAGCAGACGGCCACACAGGGTTTGGAAGAAGAGCTTGCAGAGTCCCCTGAAATCCGTCAAACGGCCCGCCAAGCAGCCCAGCGCAGCCAAACGGAAATTGCAGGCATTGATGGCGATGTCAGCAACTGGCTACAAGTGCTTGAGCGTACACCTAACTACGGCCTGCTACGCGCTGCGATTGTGGTAGAAAGTAGTGGCCGTGAAATGAAAGTACTTGTACGAGGCGGCGAGCTACACACCATTGAATGGAGCGGACTAAGCTGGGCACGCCAATATTTAAGCCCGCGCAGCCGGGGGGCAGAGCCTAGTTCAGCCGACCAAATTGCCGTGCGCGGAGATCTGGTGCGTGTCGTCGTGAATGAAGATGGCAGCGTACGCTTATCTCAGCGACCTGACGCCGAAGGATCGCTGGTGGCTCAAGACCCACGTACAGGGGCTATTCTAGCCTTGCAAGGTGGCTTTGATTTTAACGCCAGTAAGTTCAACCGCGCTGTTCAAGCCCAGCGCCAGTCAGGCTCCATCTTTAAGCCATTTATCTACCTAGCGGCACTGGAAGATGGTGAAATGAACGCTGCAAGCGTAGTGAACGACTCCCCCGTGGTGCTGAATGACGGCAGTAGCACTTTGTGGCGTCCTGTTAACTCTAGCCGTGACTTCCAGGGCCCTATGCGCCTTCGCCCTGCCCTTGCCCGCTCGCGTAACCTAGTGACGATTCGTGTTCTACAGACCATGGGGCTGGATCACACGATCAGCTACTTAGAAGGCTTTGGGTTTGCCCCCACCCGGCTTCCCCGTGGGCTCTCGTTAGCTCTGGGCAGTGCCGACTTAACCCCGATGGAGATGACCAATGCCTACGCTGTTATTGCCAACGGTGGTTTCCAAGTTGCACCATGGTTTATTCAGCGCGTCACGCGTAACGATGACAATGAACTGATTGACGAGGCAATCCCTAAGGTTGCTTGTCCAAGCTGTGCGGAAGGGCAAGAAACTGTTGAGATTGATGGCAAAGAGTACCCTGTTGCACCTCGCGTTGCTGATGCCGCTGCGGTGTATATTTTGCGCGATATGCTACGCGACGTTATTACCTCGGGAACGGGGCGCGGAGCACTTAGCCTTAACCGTGACGATATCGTAGGTAAAACCGGTACTACTAACAATCAGCGTGATGCTTGGTTTGCAGGTTTTAATAGCGATCTAGTTACCACTGTA encodes the following:
- the gltB gene encoding glutamate synthase large subunit; this translates as MNKGLHQPGEFRDNCGFGLIAHMEGQSSHDLLKTAIESLTCMTHRGGIAADGKTGDGCGLLIKMPTQFMRAAAKQALGAELGERFAVGVVFLPDDTARATQAKETLERELSGRGLEVLGWREVPTDPSVCGPMALDCLPRIEQLFVQPGSSESFDVDLFMARRYAEQALRGDEDFYVASLSSEVVSYKGLVMPEDLPAFYKDLNDPRLETAICVFHQRFSTNTAPRWPLAQPFRLLAHNGEINTIEANRGWANSRKANFVNERLPDIAKLDEIVNTTGSDSSSMDNMLEVLLTGGMELHRAVRMMVPPAWQNVETMDAELRAFYEYNSMHMEPWDGPAGVVMTDGRQAVCMLDRNGLRPARWVITKNGYITLASEIGTYSYQPEDVIAKGRVGPGQILAVDTQTGEVLHTQDIDDRLKSAYPYKRWLKQEASYLESALTELARFQTMDADALNVQQKMFQVTFEERDQVLRPLAESGQEAVGSMGDDTPMAVLSSRPRLLTDFFRQKFAQVTNPPIDPLREAIVMSLETCCGAELNVFKATPEHAHRLILTTPVLSPRKFTALVSQDDPAFASHTMSLGYDPEHTSLQQAITALCQEAEAQVIAGKVILVLTDAELPKGQLPIQAALAVGAVHSHLGRIALRPNANIIVETGYARDAHQMAVLFGVGATAVYPWLAYQVMADMHRTGELTGNPADARENYRKGLQKGLFKILSKMGISTLASYRGSMLFEAVGLSDEIMDTCFVGMASRIQGAGFAELQLQQELLAKDAWIPRKGISQGGMLKYVHGYEYHAYNPDVVKSLQAAVQEGSYAKWKKFAQLVNERPVATIRDLLKLKPADAPIPLEDVEPIEALIPRFDSAGMSLGALSPEAHEALAQAMNEAGGRSNSGEGGEDPARYGTIRSSKIKQIASGRFGVTPAYLVNAEVLQIKVAQGAKPGEGGQLPGGKVNQLIARLRYSVPGVTLISPPPHHDIYSIEDLAQLIFDLKQVNPEAQVSVKLVSEPGIGTIATGVAKAYADLITVSGYDGGTAASPLTSIKHAGSPWELGLPEVHQALRINGLRDKIRLQTDGGLKTGLDVIKAAILGAESFGFGTAPMVALGCKYLRICHLNNCATGVATQDDFLRGEHFRGTVDMVKNYFRFIAEEVRELMASLGVRQLTDLIGRTDLLEVLEGSTASQRKLDLMPLLVNDFVPADAPQFCQVSRNVPHDPGAKNQEVLAALKEAIENQSGGVFDFTITNCDRSVGALTSGAIAKRYGEDGLETAPVTARFTGVAGQSFGVWNARGLNLYLEGDANDYVGKGMSGGSIVIVPPKVSQFESHKTAIIGNTCLYGATGGTLFAAGTAGERFAVRNSGATAVIEGAGDHCCEYMTGGLVCVLGETGVNFGAGMTGGFAYVLDEDRTFVDKYNHELVEIHRVNTEVMEAYRRHLREMIEAYVAATGSARGAAILEDFSDYARHFWLVKPKAASLGSLLDQSRRQPE
- the aroB gene encoding 3-dehydroquinate synthase, whose translation is MTETVTPQRTLTVALGDRSYPIHIGVGLLQQANVLVPYLAGQQVMVVTNDAVAPLYLKTLCATFPDHLDVRTVVLPDGEQHKTIEQVGRIWDALLEAGFNRRCTLIALGGGVIGDMVGFAAASYQRGVAFIQVPTTLLSQVDSSVGGKTGVNHPLGKNMIGAFWQPKAVLVDTDTLTTLPSRELSAGLAEVVKYGLIRDEAFLSWLEENMQALRNVEPVVIAEAIAKSCQIKADIVAEDETEQGVRALLNLGHTFGHAIEAHQGYGNWLHGEAVGAGMSMAAMLSHQLGWIDDGALARVQAVIESAGLPLAAPANMSVDDFLVRMRLDKKNIDEKLRLVLLTALGDACVSDETPAATLRDLLQRYPRC
- the aroK gene encoding shikimate kinase AroK, with protein sequence MQDLPNLFLIGPMGAGKSTIGRLLAAELSRPFYDSDHAIQDRCGADIPWIFDVEGEPGFRQREIQMIDELTQLPEVVVATGGGAVLREENRRALRERGTVVYLMTTVEQQLKRTAKDRNRPLLQCANREQVLNDMFAARDPLYRATSDITVRTDRRSPRAVVNEILRRVYRLVDPLEAAGVLNKLQNNKVSQ
- the pilQ gene encoding type IV pilus secretin family protein, whose product is MEATLRRITLLLLALTPSFSLASVLTNMDVRQTSSGETELVLQFSGGVAEMNSYRLDAPPRLALDLADTQSGLAQRRVDVGSGGVERITALEGSGRTRLVVDLNEPLEYRSRVEGSQLRITLGVPSANGTVDARETAQGPRVEHIDFQRGSDGAGLLLVTFDRAGVVSNVREASGGRVIAELRDVDLPAALNQVYDVTDFATPISRITPRIGQRGTSLELQTSGAYAMISSQSGQTLTIEVQPVRQVSQQVGEQQSDSYTGKRLNLNFHDVEVRAVLVTLAEFMGLNLVASDSITGRITLNLNEVPWDQALALILQSQGLSSREQGNVIVVAPASELAARERQEIEIRNQRETLSPLVSEFIEVKYARAEELAQLLRGGDGFGLLTERGRVSVDKRTNILVVQDTAEQVRDIARTLERLDVAVRQVQIEARIVIARDTASRELGINWGASSTRGFQANDAGGYVGRNINPDGLNRAMGGLTVDLGSMGAASTGFSFGYLSGDILLDLELRALESEGKSQTISQPRVITANQRTAIIRQGEERAFQSVDSQGNPDTEFKEAELSLEVTPQITPDNRIIMDLVIKNDSFRESEFGGEPPIDTNQIETQVLVDNGQTVVLGGILTTEQLSQIAKTPLLGDLPMIGRLFRYTEESNEKVELLVFITPRLLDDGLAIR
- a CDS encoding pilus assembly protein PilP translates to MKRLMLACCSAALVGCSDANLEQLDTTLAEIRRTPEGQLPAIVASLPDPEPLRYQYAEARSPFLAPEILSSAERLLLPEVSEFVPDLQRMPEPLENFQLQSLRLVGTLSMEERQVALIATPEGNVVNVQAGNYLGSNHGRITRIAPQEVTIVERVFSQQQGWQERKTALVIDE
- a CDS encoding type 4a pilus biogenesis protein PilO yields the protein MSWSRERWRDEWQRLQSVDWQALDITEAGEWPSLLKGLCGVLAFLMMFGGVSWWLVGEKRNQLVIEKRQEVRLLNEYRSKALEVDFLPDIRSQLETLEEQIVLMRSMLPTSAEIPSLLDSISDAAVNNRLTIEAIRLRPTVSKNYYVEHPLDIQVRGGYHQLAQFSADISQLARIVTQHDLTLAPVEQQGDMLRLSLLARTYSYRDGVDEGSTL
- a CDS encoding PilN domain-containing protein, translating into MSININLLPWREARREQRTRTFYGTILFILLLGLLLGLAVAYFYQQQLVAQQQRNDYISTHIERLNRKIADVHRYQADAKQLGEQLSLFHMLHSERINTVQLFNDLAESIADGVVYQRLSRSGQLVSLFAVAGNDRQVSEQLRNIASMPGLGVPVLSEVAIGQEGSERLFQFDVTQLSDEAAVQEALR